A window from Rhea pennata isolate bPtePen1 chromosome 1, bPtePen1.pri, whole genome shotgun sequence encodes these proteins:
- the LOC134140464 gene encoding G-protein coupled receptor 183-like, which translates to MAVAEAMSSLANLTSGNQSSCNVHNHHFSAKVAFSLFYTVLLVFGSCGNILALCITFQRRKKKLNSTDLYLVNLALSDALFTLALPGRIAYYILEFDWPFGDGFCRATAFIFYMNTYVGIYFMTCVSVDRYIAVVRTRHPGRIRRMSRARGICVFIWFIVFLQTVPLLLRPMTRRMGDKLTCMEYFNFEEVPKLPYLLLGACVLGFFLPVGIILVCYVRINLKLCQTAKENSLTVKNGHHRRAFTVILVVLLAVLLCFSPYHLNIVQFMVRKILYQPSCREQQAFKMSLQVTVAFMNFNCCIDPIIYFFAFRGYKRRLLRIFRNSGSMATSSTAKTPSESNSNSQPPGSVSV; encoded by the coding sequence ATGGCTGTTGCTGAGGCCATGTCCTCACTCGCTAACCTCACCTCTGGCAACCAAAGCAGCTGCAACGTGCACAACCACCACTTCTCTGCCAAAGTCGCCTTCTCCCTCTTCTACACCGTCCTGCTGGTGTTCGGCTCCTGTGGGAACATCCTGGCCCTCTGCATCACCTTCCAGCGCAGGAAGAAGAAACTAAACTCCACCGACCTCTACTTGGTGAATCTGGCCCTGTCTGATGCCCTCTTCACCCTGGCGCTGCCAGGCAGGATCGCCTACTACATCCTGGAGTTTGATTGGCCCTTTGGGGATGGGTTCTGCCGGGCTACAGCCTTCATCTTCTACATGAACACCTATGTGGGCATCTACTTCATGACCTGTGTGAGTGTGGACCGCTACATTGCTGTGGTGCGCACCAGGCACCCTGGCAGGATCCGGAGGATGAGCCGTGCCAGGGGCATCTGCGTCTTCATCTGGTTCATCGTGTTCCTGCAGACGGTGCCGCTGCTTTTGCGGCCCATGACACGGCGTATGGGTGACAAGTTGACGTGCATGGAGTACTTCAACTTTGAGGAGGTGCCTAAGCTGCCCTACCTGCTCTTGGGGGCCTGTGTGCTCGGCTTCTTCCTGCCCGTGGGCATCATCTTGGTGTGCTATGTGCGGATCAACCTCAAGCTCTGCCAGACAGCCAAGGAGAACTCCCTGACAGTGAAGAATGGGCACCACCGCCGGGCCTTCACTGTCATCCTGGTAGTGCTGCTGGCTGTCCTGCTGTGCTTCAGCCCTTACCATCTCAACATCGTCCAGTTCATGGTCAGGAAGATCCTGTATCAGCCGTCCTGCCGTGAACAGCAAGCCTTCAAGATGTCCCTGCAGGTCACTGTGGCGTTCATGAACTTCAACTGCTGCATCGATCCCATCATCTACTTCTTTGCCTTCCGGGGCTACAAGCGGAGGCTGCTCCGCATCTTCAGGAACAGTGGCTCCATGGCCACCTCCTCCACTGCCAAGACCCCATCAGAGAGCAACAGCAACAGCCAGCCACCTGGCTCCGTATCTGTCTAG